CTGAGACCCTTATCCAGATGATTCCAAATGGCGGAGCCGGTCTCGTTCAGCGTATAGTATCGCTTGGTATCCAGATGCAGCAACACGCCTTCATCCTCGCTGAGTCTGGTGTAGATCGCTTGTGGGCTGGGTTTGAATTTGGAATGTAAGGTTATCATATCATTCGCTTTGTCAAGAGTTCCTATTGACAGCCATTCAAAAGGAG
The genomic region above belongs to Cytophagia bacterium CHB2 and contains:
- a CDS encoding PqqD family protein, which encodes MITLHSKFKPSPQAIYTRLSEDEGVLLHLDTKRYYTLNETGSAIWNHLDKGLSLAEVAGKLQLEYEVEIQQAQNSVLRLAQELNQEKLVELCGE